One window from the genome of Rhodobacteraceae bacterium S2214 encodes:
- a CDS encoding MFS transporter codes for MTDISDSRAKRNVAVLVIAQAILGAQMPMIFVVGGLAGSMLTTNPCLATLPISFIVFGSMTTAPWISPLMQSRGRRFGFMIGAIGGAAGAAIAAYGLYSQSFLILLIGSYLTGIYMSAQGFYRFAAADSASDSFRPKAISYVMAGGLMSAIFGPQLNKLVGELFVIPFLGTYIAIIFLNLFGMVLFFGLDLPKGTKSAPQQAGPTGRTRRELLRDPRIVVAIICAMVSYALMNLVMTSTPLAVVGCGFTAADANDIVSAHVLAMFAPSFFTGHLIARFGVEKIIGLGLIILAGAGAASLFGIEVGGGDPALWSFYAGLILLGLGWNFGFIGATTMLTATHRPEERGVVQGMNDMLVFGFVTIASLASGGLMNCSGGTAVEGWTAVNYAMVPFLILAGGSLVWLALRGGRTEA; via the coding sequence ATGACCGATATTTCCGATAGCCGCGCCAAACGTAATGTTGCTGTGCTTGTGATCGCGCAGGCGATTCTAGGCGCACAAATGCCGATGATCTTTGTAGTTGGGGGGCTTGCGGGCAGCATGCTCACAACGAACCCGTGTCTGGCCACGTTACCGATTTCATTCATTGTTTTCGGATCAATGACCACAGCGCCGTGGATTTCGCCACTGATGCAGTCACGCGGCCGTCGGTTTGGATTTATGATCGGGGCAATCGGTGGAGCCGCTGGGGCAGCGATTGCGGCCTACGGGCTCTATAGCCAATCCTTCCTGATCTTGTTGATCGGGTCCTATCTGACTGGCATCTATATGTCGGCGCAGGGTTTTTATCGTTTTGCTGCAGCGGATTCCGCCTCTGACAGCTTCCGACCCAAAGCGATTTCTTACGTGATGGCAGGTGGTTTGATGTCCGCGATCTTTGGGCCGCAGTTGAACAAACTTGTTGGGGAACTGTTTGTCATACCGTTCCTTGGCACATACATCGCTATCATTTTCTTGAACCTCTTCGGGATGGTTCTGTTCTTCGGGCTCGACCTACCTAAAGGTACGAAAAGTGCGCCGCAACAGGCTGGTCCAACAGGCCGTACGCGTCGCGAATTGCTGCGTGATCCGCGTATCGTTGTCGCGATCATCTGCGCCATGGTCAGCTACGCATTGATGAACCTTGTGATGACGTCCACGCCGCTGGCCGTCGTTGGTTGTGGGTTCACGGCGGCAGACGCCAACGACATCGTATCGGCGCATGTCTTGGCGATGTTCGCACCATCCTTCTTCACAGGCCACTTGATTGCCCGCTTCGGTGTCGAAAAGATCATCGGGCTTGGTTTAATCATTCTTGCAGGCGCGGGTGCCGCGTCCTTGTTCGGGATCGAAGTTGGCGGCGGCGACCCCGCACTGTGGAGCTTTTACGCGGGTCTTATCCTTCTGGGTCTCGGATGGAACTTTGGGTTCATTGGGGCCACGACGATGTTGACGGCGACGCACCGGCCAGAAGAACGCGGTGTCGTGCAAGGTATGAACGACATGCTCGTCTTCGGCTTTGTGACAATTGCGTCACTGGCATCCGGCGGCTTGATGAATTGTTCTGGCGGGACGGCCGTCGAAGGGTGGACTGCCGTCAACTATGCGATGGTGCCCTTCCTGATCTTGGCAGGCGGGTCGCTTGTTTGGTTGGCACTGCGCGGCGGCAGAACCGAGGCCTAA
- a CDS encoding cobyrinate a,c-diamide synthase: MSFLIAAPASGSGKTTVTLGLLRALAQDGIALRGAKSGPDYIDPRFHEAACGLPCLNLDAWAMWPDRIKSLAAGSPLIVEGAMGLFDGAPPDGKGACADLARQLSLPVVLVVDASRMAQSIAPIVKGFASHDPAVEIAGVILNKVGSDRHARMLCDALAPTNIPVIGCIPRDPTLTQPSRHLGLVQAQERPDLEAFLSRAADTMRANLDFQLLPDLIAVGSPRTRPTIAPPAQSIAIAQDAAFAFAYPHMLADWQAAGATISTFSPLADEAVPQADLIYLPGGYPELHAGQIAANTTFIQSLRNAAQISDIYGECGGYMTLGETLTDAHGTSHRMAGLLPLETSFATRKLHLGYRSIQSKTGPFQGRWKAHEFHYATTIAAKGDPLFTAQDATGTDLPDMGLIQGRVSGSFAHIIDQA; this comes from the coding sequence GTGAGTTTTTTGATAGCAGCGCCCGCATCTGGATCCGGCAAAACGACTGTCACCTTAGGTCTACTCCGCGCATTGGCTCAAGACGGCATTGCGTTGCGCGGTGCGAAATCTGGCCCCGACTATATCGATCCACGATTTCACGAAGCGGCCTGCGGTCTACCTTGTCTAAACCTAGACGCATGGGCGATGTGGCCAGACCGGATCAAATCGCTCGCCGCTGGATCACCGTTGATCGTCGAAGGCGCAATGGGGCTATTTGATGGCGCGCCACCGGACGGCAAAGGCGCTTGCGCGGACCTCGCCCGCCAGCTGTCATTGCCTGTGGTACTGGTTGTAGACGCATCACGAATGGCCCAGTCCATCGCACCGATCGTAAAGGGTTTTGCGTCCCACGATCCTGCCGTAGAAATCGCTGGGGTCATCTTGAACAAAGTCGGGTCAGACCGTCATGCGCGGATGCTGTGCGACGCATTGGCCCCGACCAATATCCCGGTCATTGGCTGCATTCCACGTGATCCAACCTTGACGCAACCGTCCCGTCATCTTGGCTTGGTACAAGCACAAGAACGGCCCGATCTAGAAGCCTTCCTATCCCGCGCCGCAGACACGATGCGGGCCAATCTTGATTTCCAGCTTTTGCCGGACCTAATCGCTGTTGGCTCACCGCGCACGCGTCCGACCATCGCCCCGCCGGCCCAATCCATTGCCATCGCCCAAGATGCGGCATTTGCTTTTGCTTACCCACATATGCTGGCCGACTGGCAGGCAGCGGGTGCAACGATCAGCACCTTCTCACCGCTTGCGGATGAAGCTGTTCCACAAGCTGATCTGATCTATCTGCCGGGTGGTTATCCGGAACTCCATGCAGGTCAAATCGCAGCTAATACGACGTTCATTCAAAGCCTGAGAAACGCCGCGCAAATATCTGATATTTATGGCGAATGCGGCGGTTACATGACGCTCGGCGAAACCTTGACAGATGCCCATGGGACGTCCCATCGCATGGCTGGACTGCTTCCATTAGAAACGTCTTTTGCCACCAGAAAACTTCACCTCGGTTACCGGTCAATCCAATCGAAAACGGGGCCGTTTCAGGGACGTTGGAAAGCGCATGAATTCCACTATGCGACCACCATCGCAGCCAAGGGCGACCCTCTTTTCACAGCCCAAGACGCGACCGGCACAGACCTCCCCGATATGGGGCTTATTCAGGGCCGAGTATCCGGTTCTTTTGCGCATATCATTGACCAAGCCTGA
- the cobA gene encoding uroporphyrinogen-III C-methyltransferase produces the protein MTTDVPLPAHAWPQLEPGWVWLCGAGPGDPGLLTLHAVNALRQADVVIYDALVQEAILEWAPQAEHIYAGKRGGKPSAKQRDISLRLVDLAREGKRVLRLKGGDPFVFGRGGEEAQTLVQHDVPVRIIPGISAGIGGLAYAGIPVTHRDVNQSVTFITGHDQSGNATGSLNWQAISDGSQVLVIYMGMKHIAQISSKLIAAGRPLSEPVAVVTTATTDEQRVLETTLGTIVDDIAAAGMEPPAIICVGSSVLMRQVLDWQGMAAGEPPRNLDPLGRGRPAESA, from the coding sequence ATGACTACTGACGTCCCTCTTCCCGCCCACGCATGGCCGCAACTGGAACCCGGTTGGGTCTGGCTTTGTGGCGCGGGCCCCGGTGATCCGGGGTTGCTGACTTTGCATGCTGTGAATGCGCTGCGCCAAGCGGATGTGGTGATCTATGACGCACTGGTTCAGGAAGCGATCCTTGAATGGGCGCCGCAAGCCGAACATATTTACGCGGGCAAACGCGGCGGCAAACCATCCGCAAAACAACGCGATATTTCACTGCGCTTGGTTGATCTGGCACGCGAAGGCAAACGCGTGCTGCGTCTTAAAGGCGGCGACCCCTTTGTTTTCGGTCGTGGCGGCGAAGAAGCGCAAACGCTCGTCCAACACGACGTGCCCGTCCGGATCATTCCGGGCATTTCAGCCGGCATTGGCGGTTTGGCTTACGCTGGTATTCCCGTCACGCACCGCGATGTGAACCAATCCGTCACCTTTATCACCGGCCACGACCAATCAGGCAACGCGACGGGATCTCTGAATTGGCAAGCGATCAGCGATGGTTCGCAAGTGCTCGTTATTTATATGGGAATGAAACACATCGCCCAGATAAGCAGCAAACTGATCGCAGCGGGCCGCCCATTATCCGAACCAGTCGCGGTTGTCACAACGGCAACGACTGACGAACAGCGAGTGCTGGAAACCACGCTTGGCACAATTGTCGATGACATCGCAGCTGCTGGGATGGAACCGCCAGCGATCATCTGCGTCGGATCATCAGTTCTGATGCGTCAGGTTCTTGATTGGCAAGGCATGGCTGCAGGTGAACCGCCACGCAACCTCGACCCTTTGGGACGCGGGCGGCCAGCCGAGTCGGCATGA
- a CDS encoding cobalt-precorrin-5B (C(1))-methyltransferase: protein MTRKPVGELRRGWTTGACATAATKAALIGLWRGQVPDRVTIVLPKGETFSPEIAQSERGDGWVSVGIVKDAGDDPDVTHQAMIIATVSASDGGIQFRAGEGVGTVTKAGLPIAVGEPAINPVPRAMMDDVVAEVAADCAQSPDVEIEISVPGGAAIAEKTWNPRLGIKGGLSILGTTGIVRPFSCAAWIASIHRGVDVARADRLTHVAGCTGATSETTVQNLYNLPDHAMLDMGDFAGGMLKYLTKNPIERVTIGGGIGKLTKLAQGAVDLHSSRSQVDFDDLAQMMDDSRLAQANTALEAYTIAGAPFANAIAQRALDRVTQTYAGMIFDVVVIDRAGTIIGRAGA, encoded by the coding sequence ATGACACGCAAACCCGTGGGAGAGTTGCGCCGTGGCTGGACCACAGGGGCTTGTGCCACCGCCGCCACAAAGGCTGCGTTGATTGGCCTGTGGCGTGGGCAAGTGCCTGACCGCGTTACGATTGTTTTGCCGAAGGGCGAAACCTTCTCGCCCGAAATTGCGCAATCTGAACGGGGTGATGGCTGGGTTTCGGTTGGTATTGTGAAAGACGCGGGTGACGATCCTGATGTTACGCATCAAGCGATGATCATTGCGACGGTTTCGGCGTCAGATGGTGGCATCCAGTTTCGGGCAGGCGAAGGTGTCGGGACTGTCACAAAAGCAGGGCTACCGATCGCTGTTGGCGAACCCGCGATCAATCCTGTGCCGCGCGCCATGATGGATGATGTAGTCGCTGAAGTGGCGGCTGATTGTGCCCAATCCCCTGACGTCGAGATTGAGATTTCCGTTCCGGGTGGCGCTGCCATTGCTGAAAAAACGTGGAACCCGCGGTTGGGGATCAAAGGGGGGCTGTCGATCCTTGGCACCACCGGAATTGTCCGTCCGTTTTCATGTGCCGCTTGGATTGCGTCGATCCATCGCGGCGTCGATGTGGCCCGTGCTGATAGGCTGACGCATGTGGCGGGGTGTACGGGGGCGACCTCTGAAACCACAGTCCAAAACCTGTACAACTTGCCGGATCACGCGATGTTGGATATGGGCGATTTCGCGGGTGGGATGCTTAAATACCTGACCAAAAATCCGATAGAGCGTGTCACGATTGGTGGCGGTATTGGCAAGCTGACAAAGCTCGCGCAGGGGGCCGTTGACCTGCATTCGTCGCGCTCGCAGGTGGATTTTGACGATCTAGCACAGATGATGGACGATTCGCGGTTGGCGCAGGCAAATACGGCGTTAGAGGCCTACACAATCGCTGGCGCACCCTTTGCCAATGCGATTGCCCAGCGTGCTTTGGACCGTGTCACGCAGACCTATGCGGGCATGATCTTTGATGTTGTGGTGATTGATCGGGCGGGTACAATTATCGGGCGGGCAGGCGCGTGA
- a CDS encoding cobalt-precorrin-6A reductase, with protein sequence MTLLLLAGTGEAKDIAKGLAKAGVDAVASLAGATRQPKALAIPTRVGGFGGTGGFRAYLEEAGITAVLDATHPFAHRITDRTAAICTEIGLDYVQFLRAPWEPQDGDNWTQITSEAEAADFVTEGQTVFLGTGRQTLDRFANLQGCRVICRQIDSPTGPFPFEGGEFLVGRPPFPVADEVALFERLGVDWLIVKNAGGTRSETKLTAARQLGLPVLMIKRPLMPDGVKLNNVDDALVWTKAHV encoded by the coding sequence GTGACGTTGTTGCTGTTAGCAGGCACCGGAGAAGCGAAGGATATCGCTAAAGGCTTGGCCAAGGCGGGCGTCGATGCGGTTGCGTCTTTGGCAGGGGCGACGCGCCAGCCAAAGGCGTTGGCGATCCCAACGCGCGTGGGTGGTTTTGGCGGTACGGGTGGATTTCGGGCATATCTTGAAGAGGCTGGGATCACGGCGGTTTTGGATGCGACGCATCCATTTGCACACCGGATCACGGATAGGACGGCGGCGATTTGTACGGAAATAGGACTGGACTATGTACAGTTCTTGCGGGCTCCGTGGGAGCCGCAGGACGGAGATAACTGGACCCAAATCACATCGGAGGCTGAAGCTGCGGACTTTGTAACTGAAGGCCAAACGGTCTTCCTAGGAACAGGCCGTCAGACGCTGGACCGATTTGCGAACCTACAGGGCTGTCGTGTGATTTGTCGGCAGATTGACTCGCCAACAGGACCGTTTCCTTTTGAAGGGGGCGAATTTCTGGTTGGACGTCCGCCGTTTCCGGTAGCTGATGAGGTCGCTTTGTTTGAACGGCTTGGTGTGGATTGGCTTATCGTGAAGAACGCAGGCGGGACGCGAAGTGAGACAAAGCTGACTGCCGCACGGCAGCTCGGGCTTCCCGTATTAATGATAAAGCGACCGCTGATGCCAGACGGCGTAAAGCTGAACAATGTGGATGACGCGCTTGTTTGGACCAAAGCGCATGTCTGA